Proteins from one Actinobacillus delphinicola genomic window:
- the rpsI gene encoding 30S ribosomal protein S9, translating to MAENQYYGTGRRKSSSARVFVKAGSGKMTINGRSLDVYFGRDTARMVVMQPLELVELADKLDLYITVTGGGISGQAGAIRLGITRALMEYDETLRPALRAAGFVTRDARHVERKKVGLRKARRRPQFSKR from the coding sequence ATGGCAGAGAATCAATACTACGGCACAGGTCGCCGCAAAAGCTCTTCAGCTCGTGTATTCGTTAAAGCGGGCAGTGGTAAAATGACAATCAACGGCCGTTCATTAGATGTTTACTTCGGTCGTGATACAGCTCGTATGGTAGTAATGCAACCATTAGAGTTAGTTGAATTAGCAGATAAATTAGACTTATACATCACTGTAACTGGTGGTGGTATTTCTGGTCAAGCAGGTGCGATCCGTTTAGGTATCACACGTGCATTAATGGAATACGATGAAACTCTACGCCCTGCATTACGTGCAGCTGGCTTCGTTACCCGTGATGCTCGTCACGTTGAACGTAAAAAAGTGGGTTTACGCAAAGCACGTCGTCGTCCACAATTCTCAAAACGTTAA
- the folD gene encoding bifunctional methylenetetrahydrofolate dehydrogenase/methenyltetrahydrofolate cyclohydrolase FolD, whose protein sequence is MTAKILSGTELSTKIKQQLQQKIKNYTDQNLRQPSLAVILVGEDPASQIYVRNKQRSCEALNIRSISHHLPETTTEAELLHLIDELNADDSVDGILVQLPLPKHIDTVKVTERIVPHKDVDGFHPYNIGRLCQGIPTLRSCTPYGVMKLLEESGIELRGKHAVIVGTSKIVGRPMALELLAAKCTVTMTHSATVDLASHVKQADIVIVAVGKPHFIPGEWIKDGAIVIDVGINRVDGKLVGDVDFESASQHASFITPVPGGVGPMTIAMLMANTLQAYEEHLNLA, encoded by the coding sequence ATGACGGCAAAAATTCTTTCTGGCACAGAATTAAGTACAAAAATAAAACAACAATTACAACAAAAAATAAAAAATTATACAGACCAAAATTTAAGACAGCCATCCCTTGCCGTTATCCTCGTTGGTGAAGATCCCGCATCCCAAATCTATGTCCGCAATAAACAACGTAGTTGTGAGGCACTTAATATCCGTTCTATCTCTCACCATTTACCAGAAACTACTACGGAAGCAGAATTACTGCACCTAATTGATGAATTAAATGCGGATGATTCTGTGGATGGTATTCTCGTACAATTACCTTTACCTAAACATATTGATACAGTAAAAGTGACTGAACGCATTGTACCGCATAAGGATGTTGATGGCTTTCATCCTTACAATATAGGTCGTCTTTGCCAAGGAATCCCTACCCTACGCTCTTGCACCCCTTATGGCGTGATGAAACTTTTAGAAGAAAGTGGTATTGAATTGCGGGGTAAACATGCAGTGATTGTGGGTACATCTAAAATTGTGGGTCGCCCTATGGCATTAGAGCTTCTTGCAGCAAAATGTACGGTTACGATGACACATAGTGCTACTGTTGATTTGGCTTCACATGTTAAACAAGCGGATATTGTCATTGTTGCGGTAGGTAAGCCCCATTTTATTCCAGGTGAATGGATTAAAGATGGTGCTATTGTGATAGATGTTGGTATTAATCGTGTTGACGGTAAACTTGTCGGTGATGTCGATTTTGAAAGTGCATCGCAACATGCAAGCTTTATTACCCCCGTTCCAGGTGGTGTCGGACCAATGACCATTGCAATGTTAATGGCAAATACGTTACAAGCGTATGAGGAACACCTTAATCTCGCTTAA
- the pnuC gene encoding nicotinamide riboside transporter PnuC → MTISTQPTLLTIKGLKQEFFNGWKPFEIIWLSLFLIAQIWAYYVTPDSILGMISGISGILCVVFVGKGKISNYLFGLIFAYSYFYMAWDNKFYGEMSTALFVYIPAQFIGYFMWKQNMVNETQGELVKSKMLTLKGWGILTISVVVATIAFYLFLRTTDGHSIGLDGLTTVLVIAAQLLMIYRYSEQWILWILINVLSIMLWADTPSMYVMYSAYLLNSLYGYINWRQLAKNGL, encoded by the coding sequence ATGACGATTTCAACTCAACCCACGTTATTGACCATCAAAGGTCTAAAACAAGAATTTTTTAATGGGTGGAAACCTTTTGAAATTATTTGGCTTAGCCTTTTTTTAATTGCTCAAATTTGGGCTTACTATGTCACCCCTGACTCAATTTTAGGTATGATTTCAGGTATCTCTGGAATTTTATGCGTAGTTTTTGTTGGTAAAGGGAAAATTAGTAATTATTTATTCGGTCTTATTTTTGCGTATAGTTATTTTTATATGGCATGGGACAATAAATTTTATGGCGAAATGAGTACAGCACTTTTTGTATATATTCCTGCACAATTTATTGGCTATTTTATGTGGAAGCAAAACATGGTCAATGAAACTCAAGGTGAATTAGTAAAATCTAAAATGCTAACTTTAAAAGGTTGGGGGATTTTAACTATAAGTGTTGTTGTGGCAACCATAGCGTTTTATCTTTTTTTACGTACGACGGATGGGCATTCTATTGGATTAGATGGGCTAACAACAGTATTGGTTATTGCAGCTCAATTATTGATGATTTACCGTTACAGTGAACAATGGATTTTATGGATTTTGATTAATGTATTATCTATTATGCTGTGGGCAGATACGCCGTCAATGTATGTGATGTACAGTGCTTATTTACTTAATTCTTTATATGGTTATATAAATTGGCGCCAACTAGCAAAAAATGGGCTATAA
- the tcdA gene encoding tRNA cyclic N6-threonylcarbamoyladenosine(37) synthase TcdA produces MERVDNYEQRFGGIGRLYTPEALAYFRQAHVCVVGIGGVGSWAVEALARSGIGKITMIDLDDICVTNINRQLHALSGTIGQLKTEAMAERIKLINPECEVEIIDDFLTPENMAEYLTKDYDYVIDAIDQVKVKAAMIAYCKRNKIKIITVGGAGGQTDPTQIKIADLTKTIQDPLAAKVRSLLRKEYGFSQNPKRKFSVDCVYSTQPLIFPKMGDGCAVSATMNCANGFGAATMITATFAFFAVSRVLEKLVVKQAQEGH; encoded by the coding sequence ATGGAACGCGTTGATAATTACGAACAACGATTTGGTGGTATTGGACGATTATATACGCCTGAAGCCTTAGCTTATTTTCGTCAAGCTCATGTTTGCGTTGTTGGGATTGGCGGTGTTGGTTCATGGGCAGTGGAAGCGCTGGCACGATCAGGTATTGGTAAAATTACGATGATTGATCTTGATGATATTTGCGTGACTAACATTAACCGTCAATTACATGCTTTATCAGGTACGATAGGGCAACTTAAAACTGAAGCGATGGCCGAGAGAATTAAGCTGATTAATCCTGAATGTGAAGTAGAGATTATTGATGATTTCCTAACACCAGAAAATATGGCGGAATATTTAACAAAAGACTATGATTATGTGATTGATGCTATTGATCAGGTTAAGGTTAAAGCTGCGATGATTGCTTATTGTAAGCGTAATAAAATTAAAATTATCACAGTGGGTGGTGCTGGCGGACAAACAGATCCAACGCAAATTAAAATTGCAGATTTAACTAAAACGATCCAAGATCCGCTAGCTGCTAAAGTGCGTTCGCTTTTGCGTAAAGAATATGGATTCAGCCAGAATCCTAAGCGTAAATTTAGTGTCGATTGTGTTTATTCAACACAACCGCTTATTTTTCCAAAAATGGGGGATGGCTGTGCGGTTTCAGCCACAATGAATTGTGCCAATGGATTTGGTGCGGCAACGATGATTACAGCAACTTTTGCATTTTTTGCTGTATCTCGTGTTTTAGAAAAACTTGTTGTTAAACAAGCCCAAGAAGGTCATTAA
- the znuA gene encoding zinc ABC transporter substrate-binding protein ZnuA: MSVLLKKTLLASAVLGLSSIAQATIVTSVKPLGFIASSIANGVTDTEVIVPAYASPHDYSLKPTDILKLRSGNLVVWVGKHVDSFLDSAIDQLPQNEVLTLADLPQFKQDPALLLNEEAHDHDHAEEADEDDEGINWHIWLSPKIGNFIAEAIATRLEKIYPDKTAQIKANLVQFQQNLAKENSVIKQELSPLKDKGFYVFHDAYGYFNRAYDLKQLGYFTINPMITPGAKTLAAIKKEVADHAVQCLFTEPQFTPKMIDILHKEMHVKVGVLDPMGSDIPLNKDAYMQFLQSLANGYAKCLG, translated from the coding sequence ATGTCGGTCTTATTAAAAAAAACATTATTAGCTAGTGCGGTACTAGGGCTATCTAGTATTGCTCAAGCAACTATCGTTACTTCCGTTAAACCTCTCGGTTTTATTGCGTCCAGCATTGCCAATGGGGTCACTGATACTGAAGTTATTGTCCCCGCATACGCATCACCCCATGATTACAGCTTAAAACCAACAGATATCTTAAAATTACGGTCAGGAAATTTAGTGGTTTGGGTCGGTAAGCATGTGGACAGCTTTTTAGATAGCGCGATTGATCAGTTACCACAAAATGAGGTGTTAACTCTGGCTGATTTACCGCAATTTAAACAAGATCCTGCGTTACTTTTAAATGAAGAGGCACACGACCATGATCATGCTGAGGAAGCCGATGAGGATGATGAAGGGATTAATTGGCATATCTGGTTATCGCCTAAGATTGGTAATTTTATTGCAGAAGCCATTGCGACACGTTTAGAAAAAATTTACCCAGATAAAACGGCACAAATTAAAGCAAATTTAGTGCAATTCCAACAAAATCTGGCGAAAGAAAATAGCGTAATTAAGCAAGAATTGAGCCCGTTAAAAGATAAAGGTTTTTATGTGTTCCACGACGCATACGGTTATTTTAATCGTGCATATGATTTAAAACAATTAGGTTATTTCACGATTAATCCAATGATTACACCTGGAGCAAAAACCTTAGCTGCAATTAAAAAAGAAGTCGCTGATCATGCGGTGCAATGTTTATTTACAGAACCCCAGTTTACGCCGAAAATGATCGATATCTTGCATAAAGAAATGCATGTCAAAGTAGGGGTACTCGATCCGATGGGAAGTGATATTCCACTTAACAAAGACGCCTATATGCAATTCCTTCAAAGCCTTGCAAATGGCTATGCGAAGTGCTTAGGGTAA
- the argS gene encoding arginine--tRNA ligase, translating into MTIQSLLSDKIQKAMVAAGASDECNPMIRQSAKAQFGDYQANGAMAEAKKLGKNPRDFAQEIIQNVDKGDMIEKMEVAGPGFINIFLTPAWLANKVDAAVKDEKLGIDAIPFETVAIDYSSPNVAKEMHVGHLRSTIIGDAVVRTLEFLGNRVIRANHIGDWGTQFGMLIAYLEKMENEHATEMELSDLEAFYRDAKKHYDEDPEFAQKARSYVVKLQGGDEYCRTMWKKLVNITMQQNQRNYDRLNVSLTNDDIMGESLYNPMLPGVVATLKEKGLAVEDDGALVVYLDEYKNKEGDPMGVIVQKKDGGYLYTTTDIAAAAYRCHELKSDRVLVFSDSRQSQHMQSAWLIARKGGFVPAEFKLEHKNFGMMLGKDGKPFKTRSGGTVKLADLLDEAVERADKLISEKSTHLSPEEKAAVVEAVGIGAVKYADLSKNRTTDYVFDWDNMLSFEGNTAPYMQYAYARIQSIFSKVDIDMQYVENAPIILEDDKERALALKLMQFDEALHVVAKEGTPHILCAYLYELAGTFSSFYENCPILTANSEALKLSRLKLALLTGKTLKTGLDLLGIKTVEKM; encoded by the coding sequence ATGACTATTCAATCTCTTTTATCAGATAAAATTCAAAAAGCCATGGTAGCTGCAGGGGCAAGCGATGAATGCAACCCAATGATTCGTCAATCAGCAAAAGCACAATTTGGCGATTATCAGGCAAATGGTGCGATGGCAGAAGCAAAAAAACTAGGAAAAAACCCTCGTGACTTCGCACAAGAAATTATCCAAAACGTGGATAAAGGCGATATGATCGAAAAAATGGAAGTCGCTGGTCCTGGTTTTATCAACATTTTCTTAACACCTGCATGGCTAGCAAATAAAGTAGATGCGGCAGTTAAAGATGAAAAATTAGGTATCGATGCAATCCCATTTGAAACTGTGGCAATTGACTACTCATCACCAAATGTTGCGAAAGAAATGCACGTTGGACACCTTCGTTCAACTATCATCGGTGATGCGGTTGTTCGTACATTAGAATTTTTAGGTAACCGTGTTATCCGTGCTAACCACATCGGTGACTGGGGTACGCAATTCGGGATGTTAATCGCATACCTTGAAAAAATGGAAAATGAACACGCAACCGAAATGGAATTATCTGATTTAGAAGCGTTCTATCGTGATGCGAAAAAACACTATGATGAAGATCCTGAATTTGCACAAAAAGCACGTAGTTATGTAGTAAAACTTCAAGGTGGTGATGAATATTGCCGTACCATGTGGAAAAAACTGGTAAACATCACTATGCAACAAAACCAACGTAACTATGATCGTTTAAACGTAAGTTTAACTAACGATGATATCATGGGGGAAAGCCTTTATAACCCTATGTTGCCAGGCGTTGTAGCAACCTTAAAAGAAAAAGGTTTAGCGGTTGAAGACGATGGCGCACTTGTTGTTTATCTTGATGAATACAAAAATAAAGAAGGCGACCCTATGGGCGTTATCGTTCAGAAAAAAGATGGTGGTTACCTTTATACTACAACAGATATCGCCGCAGCAGCTTATCGTTGCCACGAGTTAAAATCTGATCGTGTCCTTGTTTTCTCTGATTCACGTCAAAGCCAACATATGCAATCAGCATGGTTAATCGCACGTAAAGGTGGATTCGTTCCTGCAGAATTTAAGCTTGAACACAAAAACTTCGGTATGATGTTAGGCAAAGATGGTAAACCATTCAAAACCCGTAGCGGTGGTACAGTGAAACTTGCTGATCTTTTAGATGAAGCAGTTGAACGTGCGGATAAATTAATTTCTGAAAAATCAACCCACCTTTCTCCTGAAGAAAAAGCAGCCGTTGTTGAAGCGGTAGGTATCGGTGCGGTGAAATACGCAGATCTTTCTAAAAACCGTACAACAGACTACGTATTCGACTGGGATAACATGCTAAGTTTTGAAGGTAATACAGCACCTTACATGCAATACGCATATGCACGTATTCAATCAATCTTTAGCAAAGTTGATATTGATATGCAATACGTTGAAAATGCGCCAATCATCCTTGAAGATGATAAAGAGCGTGCATTAGCACTTAAATTAATGCAATTTGATGAAGCATTACACGTTGTTGCTAAAGAAGGTACACCACACATTCTTTGTGCTTACCTTTACGAACTTGCTGGTACGTTCTCAAGCTTCTATGAAAATTGCCCAATCTTAACTGCAAATAGCGAAGCATTAAAATTAAGCCGTTTAAAACTTGCTTTATTAACAGGTAAAACATTAAAAACTGGCTTAGATCTTCTTGGTATTAAAACCGTAGAAAAAATGTAA